A single region of the Latilactobacillus curvatus JCM 1096 = DSM 20019 genome encodes:
- a CDS encoding terminase small subunit, whose amino-acid sequence MHDESRNDAKEDYLSGMKYKDIADKYDVSINTVKSWKQRNGWERGPNKKAVHPKSKKGAHKVEKVAPKIVKELSANDGLNDQQKMFCLYYLQRFNATWAYMQAYDVDYKTANVNGPRLLVNASVREQIDKLRNEIANDLFVTADDIAKEYAKQAFADIGDYVGLLCQESGHKSTNKFDFQFKLLNLIFRGRSFSPVQILKTL is encoded by the coding sequence ATGCATGATGAATCAAGAAATGATGCAAAGGAAGACTATTTATCTGGGATGAAGTACAAAGACATCGCTGATAAATATGATGTGTCGATTAATACCGTGAAATCATGGAAACAGCGTAATGGATGGGAACGTGGGCCAAATAAAAAAGCGGTGCACCCCAAAAGCAAAAAGGGTGCACACAAAGTTGAAAAGGTTGCACCCAAAATAGTGAAGGAATTATCTGCTAATGATGGGTTAAACGATCAACAGAAAATGTTCTGCTTGTACTATCTGCAACGATTCAATGCCACATGGGCTTATATGCAAGCTTATGACGTTGATTACAAGACCGCTAATGTAAATGGCCCAAGGTTGCTAGTAAATGCTAGTGTGCGTGAGCAAATTGATAAGCTGCGTAACGAGATTGCTAACGACCTATTCGTTACAGCTGATGATATCGCTAAAGAGTACGCTAAACAAGCATTCGCTGATATTGGCGATTACGTAGGGCTCCTATGTCAAGAATCCGGACATAAAAGTACGAACAAATTTGACTTTCAATTTAAATTACTTAATTTAATTTTCAGAGGCCGAAGTTTTAGTCCCGTTCAGATTTTAAAAACGCTTTAG
- a CDS encoding bacteriocin immunity protein — MSKTINEQVFEIIDEMYNDLAHKEIDQHIKDILLIAAKHLSTEDMPAQVVAAKTVNGITIWTMNGKNLLGNENAERIRKLMRIARSEGYKWNATGLGSLGVQF; from the coding sequence ATGTCAAAGACTATTAATGAGCAAGTTTTCGAAATAATTGATGAAATGTATAATGATTTGGCCCACAAAGAAATTGATCAGCATATTAAGGATATTCTTTTAATTGCAGCAAAACATTTATCTACAGAAGATATGCCAGCTCAAGTGGTAGCAGCTAAAACCGTAAATGGAATTACAATTTGGACCATGAATGGTAAGAACTTATTGGGTAATGAAAACGCTGAACGAATCCGAAAATTGATGCGGATTGCTCGCTCCGAGGGATACAAATGGAATGCGACTGGCTTAGGTTCATTAGGCGTACAATTTTAA
- a CDS encoding IS3-like element IS1520 family transposase (programmed frameshift), whose amino-acid sequence MAIKYSNEFKESIVSLSQTGRSANSLAKEYNVSVSTVTKWIKQADPNNTKVLSSNERALIKENKRLKEELDIFKTSSGAHGKKLIIKGRALVLEVVNANLLAGHRITRILSVLKIPRSTYYDYLHWQPSRTERRRHLIKQEVLTAWLRYPMYGYPRLTILLNQQSDIHVSQRLVYQQMCELGIRSRMVKRINKPTTQTDYDQRPNLIKQLTDQSGILLTDITYIPLNHTWCYLASVYNPVTRRVIAYQLNTQMTKELATNVITQVMAQAVKPQIIHSDMGSQYTSDLFENTLSKYGIKHSYSRKGQPGDNARIESFHSILKREYVNFQDFKTIHEAIAGIDNYIRWYNSDRISLVA is encoded by the exons ATGGCAATTAAATATTCAAATGAATTTAAAGAATCGATTGTTAGCTTAAGTCAGACTGGCCGTTCGGCCAACTCACTGGCTAAAGAATACAACGTCAGTGTTTCAACGGTCACTAAGTGGATTAAACAAGCTGATCCTAACAACACTAAAGTGCTATCATCAAATGAACGTGCTCTGATTAAAGAAAATAAACGGTTAAAAGAAGAACTTGATATTT TTAAAACGAGCAGCGGTGCTCATGGCAAAAAGCTAATTATTAAAGGGCGTGCCCTCGTGTTAGAAGTCGTCAACGCTAATTTACTTGCTGGGCACCGCATTACGCGTATCTTATCAGTACTCAAAATTCCGCGCTCAACCTACTATGATTATCTACATTGGCAGCCAAGTAGAACTGAACGCCGCCGGCATTTAATTAAACAAGAAGTGTTAACGGCTTGGTTAAGATATCCAATGTATGGCTACCCACGATTAACGATCTTACTAAATCAACAGTCTGATATTCACGTTAGTCAGCGTCTGGTCTATCAACAAATGTGTGAATTAGGGATTAGATCTAGAATGGTTAAACGAATCAATAAGCCAACCACTCAGACTGATTATGATCAGCGACCAAACTTGATTAAGCAGTTAACTGATCAATCTGGTATTTTATTGACTGATATTACGTACATTCCCCTTAACCATACTTGGTGTTACCTAGCTAGTGTCTATAATCCAGTAACCCGACGGGTTATTGCTTACCAACTTAATACGCAGATGACTAAAGAACTAGCGACTAACGTTATTACCCAAGTCATGGCGCAAGCAGTTAAACCACAAATTATTCATAGTGATATGGGAAGCCAATACACAAGTGACTTATTTGAAAACACTTTATCGAAGTATGGTATCAAGCATTCTTACTCCCGAAAGGGTCAGCCCGGCGATAACGCGCGAATTGAAAGTTTTCATTCAATTTTGAAACGTGAATACGTTAATTTCCAAGATTTTAAGACAATTCATGAAGCAATCGCCGGAATTGATAACTATATTCGTTGGTATAACAGTGATCGTATTTCACTTGTAGCGTAG
- a CDS encoding tyrosine-type recombinase/integrase translates to MCTEENGTPVLPNSIKYKAQLVQDKLHKNFNFHSLRHTHATMLLEAGEKMKVVSERLGHSRISTTMDTYSHVTHKMRKNTVSLIEQIQNE, encoded by the coding sequence GTGTGCACCGAAGAAAATGGTACCCCCGTCCTTCCTAACTCGATTAAATATAAGGCGCAATTAGTCCAAGACAAATTGCATAAGAATTTTAATTTCCATTCACTACGTCACACTCACGCTACTATGCTGCTAGAAGCCGGAGAAAAAATGAAAGTCGTTAGTGAACGTTTAGGCCATTCTCGAATCAGCACTACAATGGACACTTATTCTCATGTCACTCATAAAATGCGCAAAAATACAGTTAGTCTGATCGAACAAATTCAGAACGAGTAA